The following are from one region of the Methanobacterium veterum genome:
- a CDS encoding class E sortase produces MLKNKILPLIIVLACVLVLSAIIVFNFEESHASNSSDALSNPQENKDLSNILNNNLINSLTVNPNNTLTELNNNLTTILNININNAANISQTSIDINSTNESNQITKIPGNRYILMIPKMRITGKIRSNTVNGYNTVYHYSQSVNPGQSGECGLLSHRTKYSGLFSKLGSLEAGDEVIITDYLLHRKYVYIVTSNGNDIRWNYKKKPLTFAQSGDAKLLLITCYPPGKSEAAFITHCKLVSTTILAN; encoded by the coding sequence ATGTTAAAAAATAAAATTTTACCTTTAATTATTGTATTAGCATGTGTTTTAGTTCTTTCAGCCATTATTGTATTTAATTTTGAAGAAAGTCATGCATCTAATTCAAGTGATGCATTATCAAATCCTCAAGAAAATAAGGACTTATCTAATATCCTAAATAATAATTTAATTAATTCATTGACTGTAAATCCAAATAATACTCTAACTGAGTTAAATAACAATCTAACTACTATTTTAAATATTAACATAAATAATGCGGCAAATATCAGTCAAACCTCCATAGATATAAATTCCACCAATGAATCAAATCAGATAACTAAAATCCCGGGAAATCGATACATATTGATGATTCCAAAAATGAGAATAACTGGAAAAATTCGTTCTAATACTGTAAACGGCTATAATACTGTGTACCATTATTCTCAAAGTGTTAATCCAGGGCAAAGCGGAGAATGTGGGCTTTTAAGTCATAGAACAAAATATTCCGGGCTATTTAGTAAACTAGGCTCTCTTGAAGCTGGAGATGAAGTAATAATAACTGATTATTTGCTCCATAGAAAATATGTATATATCGTTACCTCAAATGGTAACGATATTCGATGGAACTACAAAAAGAAACCATTAACATTTGCCCAAAGTGGAGATGCAAAATTACTATTAATTACATGTTATCCTCCAGGAAAATCTGAAGCAGCATTCATTACACATTGTAAATTAGTATCAACTACCATTCTGGCAAATTAA